The Nitrospirae bacterium CG2_30_53_67 nucleotide sequence TTGCCGGCGGCGTGAGCCGGCAGCCGGTCACCATCCCGGCATTCGGCGAAGCACTCGCGGATGTGGACGTGATCAGTGATGTAGGAAGCCTCCTCCAACAATTCAGCGGGCTGACATCGGGGCATGTGCAGAAGGTGAGCTATCGCCTTTCCGGAAGCATCAGTCTGGCGCACAGCGTGCTGAAGCTTCCCTTCGAATACAAAGGAGAGGTGGACCTGAATTTCGGCAGCCCGGAGAGCACGCATTGAGGTCGCGATTCACTGGTTGTGAATCTGCTGTCTGTAAGATAAAATAAAAGAGAAAAATGGACTGATATAAGACTTCGCATGAGGTGAATCATCATGAAATATACATTTTTCTATTTTGCGATCATGTTTCTAACATTGATGGTCGCCCCTTATCCCCAGGAAGCGGAAGCCGGTCCTTCCCAGGGGAGTGAGGGACTTCAAAAAGCGACGTTTGCAGGAGGATGCTTCTGGTGCATGGAAAAACCCTTTGAATCATTGGAAGGGGTGATCTCAGTCACATCCGGTTATACCGGCGGGACCACCAAGGATCCGACGTATGAGACCTATGCAGACGGAGGCCACTTGGAGGCTGTGGAGATCGTCTATGATCCGGAGAAGATTTCCTACAAGGACCTCCTCGATCTATTCTGGCGGCAGATCGATCCGACAGATCCCGGCGGCCAGTTTGTGGACCGGGGGAAACAGTACTCCACGGCCATCTTCTACCATGACGAAGAGCAGAAAAGGCTGGCCGAGCAGTCGCGAAAGGAGCTGGAGGCGAAGAATCTTTACGGCAAACCCATTGTGACGCCGATCCTGCCTCCTCCCGCCTTTTACAGGGCCGAAGAATATCATCAGGATTACTACAAGAAGAATCCGCTGCGGTATAAGTACTACCGGAGCCGTTCGGGTCGGGATCAGTTTCTGGAGAAGATCTGGGGCAAGGAGAGAAAGCAAGGGAAACCAGCGGTGGGTGAATTGAAGAAAAAACTGACACCACTGCAGTACAAGGTCACCCAGGAGGAGGGGACCGAGCAGGCCTTTTCCAATGAGTACTGGGATAACAAGAAGGCGGGGATATATGTGGATATCGTATCCGGCGAGCCCCTCTTCAGCTCTATAGATAAATATGATTCCGGCACAGGCTGGCCGAGTTTCACCAAGCCGCTGGCGCCGGAGAACATTGTGGAGAGAAAAGATACCAGGCTCTTTACGGTCCGCACCGAGGTCCGAAGCAGGGAGGCTGATTCACACCTCGGCCATATTTTTGATGACGGACCCGCTCCGGCAGGCCTTCGCTATTGCATCAACTCCGCTGCACTCCGGTTCATCCCGGTTGAAGACCTGGACAAAGAGGGTTATGGCGAATTCATGAAATTATTTAAAGAGAAGAAATAGGAATTATTCAATCATATGGAGGGCGCCATGAAAAAGTATTTACTTTTTGTTCTGTTCGCCGCTCTACTGGCCGGCATGGGGGGATGCGGTTACAACCGGATCCAGGCGAATGAAGAGGCGGTCAAGGCGGCATGGGGGGACGTGGAGTCCGCCTACCAGAGAAGGAGTGATCTGATCCCGAATCTGGTGGAGGTCGTCAAGGGATACGCAGCACATGAAAAGGAAACCCTTACGGAGATTACAAACGCACGGGCCAGGGTGGGGAGCATACAGATGTCCAAGGACATGCTCAATGACCCGCAGGCCTTTGCGCAATTTCAGGAGGCACAGGCCTCCATGAGCAGCGCTCTTGCAAGACTGATGGTGGTGGTGGAGAACTACCCGGACCTCAAGGCCAACCAGAACTTCCTGGACCTTCAGCACCAGCT carries:
- a CDS encoding methionine sulfoxide reductase is translated as MKYTFFYFAIMFLTLMVAPYPQEAEAGPSQGSEGLQKATFAGGCFWCMEKPFESLEGVISVTSGYTGGTTKDPTYETYADGGHLEAVEIVYDPEKISYKDLLDLFWRQIDPTDPGGQFVDRGKQYSTAIFYHDEEQKRLAEQSRKELEAKNLYGKPIVTPILPPPAFYRAEEYHQDYYKKNPLRYKYYRSRSGRDQFLEKIWGKERKQGKPAVGELKKKLTPLQYKVTQEEGTEQAFSNEYWDNKKAGIYVDIVSGEPLFSSIDKYDSGTGWPSFTKPLAPENIVERKDTRLFTVRTEVRSREADSHLGHIFDDGPAPAGLRYCINSAALRFIPVEDLDKEGYGEFMKLFKEKK